DNA sequence from the Cohnella herbarum genome:
GGTTGGGAATATGTTATATGCGGTAGCCTTCGGACATATCGGGGTGGCGGCGCTTGCGACATATCAACTGGCTAACACGTTCAACGGTTATTTTATGATGGGCATATTCGGTTTTGCTTACGCTGCCAAAGTCATGATCGGTCAGAAGCTAAGCCGGGAGGATCCGAGCGAAGCCATTATTTATGCCCGTAAATTCACTCGAATTGCTTTGTATTCGGCGATAGTCGTAAGTATAGCGATTTTCCTTCTAAGTCCGTTTCTTATTCACTTATTTCCGAATCTAAGCAGCGAGGTCCAATCGTCATTTCGGAACGTGATGATCATTCAAGCGATCGTTATGGTCATGTTTTTCTTAAACAACTTATGGATAGTCGGAATGTTCAGAGCGGGCGGCGACAACCTGTACACGATGAATTTAATACTCGTCTCCACTTGGCTCATTGCTTTGCCGTTAGTGTTCGCTGGAGCTTATCTCTTTCATTGGCCGGTTGAGTGGGTGTATCTCATGTTTACCTTGGAGGAAGTATCGAAGGCATGCATCGGATTTTATAGATATCGTTCGAACAAATGGGCCCGGAATCTGATTCAGAACATGTAGCGCATCCGATATTCAGCGAACTAATACATTACGTACCATACAACAGGAGAGTGTATACGAAAATGAAAATACAAGGGATTATTATGGATTGGGCAGGGACGACGGTCGACTATGGATGCATGGCGCCCGTTCATGTGTTCTTGGATATATTCAGGTCCAGAGGAATCGAACCGACGATGGATGAAGTTCGGGCACCTATGGGGCTGCTGAAATGGGACCATATCAAGGCGATGCTCGAGATGCCTCGTATCGGTAAATTATTCGAGGAACGGATGGGGCGTCCCTATCGGAACAGCGACGTGGACGAGTTGCATGACGAGTTCGAACCGAAGCTGCTTGAAATCTTGCATAGATTCGCGGAACCGATCGAGCACGTCGTGGACGTCGTGAATCGATTGCGGCGGGACGGCTTGAAGATCGGCGGAACGACGGGGTATAACGATGCGATGATGAAGATTGTCGCAAGCAATGCCCGGGAGAAAGGCTATGCGCCGGATTACTGGGTGACGCCGGATTCCGTATTTGGCAAGGGCCGTCCGAATCCTTACATGATCTATTCCAATATGATTCATCTGGATATGGGAGTCCCATCGCAGGTCATTAAGGTCGGAGATACGGCATCGGATATCCAAGAGGCGATTAACGCAGGAGTTTGGGCAGTCGGAGTCGTGAAAGGGAGCTCGATGTTAGGCTTGACGGAAGAGGAAGTAGGAACGATGGAGCACAGCGTGCTACGGGAACATATTGACGCGGCCAAACAGCGATTCTTGGAATGCGGAGCGCACTACGTGGTAGAAAAGATGTCTCATTTGCCCGATATCGTCGAATTGGTTAATGAGCAGTTGAAGGAAGGGGACAAGCCCCGTGGAAATTAAATCTTTCTCCAGAACGGAAGGAGATATTAATTTATCGACGGAGCGAAAGGGATGGCAGGAAGCTCATCTCAGTCAGCAAACGTTGGAGGTACTGGAGGAAGACAGCCGATATTTCCTGCACCAATCGATGTCGACGCCTTGCATGAACGTCATCACGAATGCGGAAGGCATTTATATAGAGGATATGGACGGCCGCAAGTTTATGGACTTTCATGGCAATAGCGTGCATCAAGTCGGATATAAGAACCGATTCGTAATCGATGCGGTTAAGAAGCAATTGGACGACCTGCCCTTTCTCCCCCGTCGTTATACGAGTCCGATTGCCGTACAACTGGCCGAGAAGCTAGTCGAACTTACCCCGGGCAATCTGAACAAAGTACTATTAACGCCCGGAGGAACAAGCGCGATCGGACTTGCCCTGAAGCTTGCCCGGAAGGCAACGGGGAAGTTCAAGACCATATCCACTTGGGATTCGTTCCATGGAGCGAGCCTGGATGCGATATCCGTCGGAGGCGAAGGCGTTTTTCGTAACCAGATGGGGCCGTTGTTGCCGGGAACGGAACATTTGATGCCGTTTAATTCTTATCGCTGCATTTTCGGTAACGGCGCGGATTCCGAGCGGAAGAGTTTGGATTATCTGGAGTACGTGCTTCAAAGAGAAGAAGACGTAGGAGCGATCATCATGGAGCCGATCCGAAGCACGGACGTGCAGATTCCTCCTAAGTCCTACTTCCAAAGACTGCGTCAACTGTGCGATCAATATGGCGTTCTTCTCATCCTGGACGAAATTCCTACGGCTTTCGGAAGAACGGGCACGATGTTCGTCCATGAGCATTACGATATCGTGCCCGATATCGTCGTGATCGGCAAAGGATTCGGCGGCGGAGTGTTTCCTATGGCGGGGATTATCGCTCGCGAAGATCTGGATATCGCTCAAGACATTTCGCTCGGGCATTACACTCACGAGAAGAGCTCGGTAGGCTGCGCGGCTGCATTGGCAACCATCGAGTTCATCGAGAACAATCGGTTGCTAGCGCATGCGACGCGGATGGGCGCATTCCTGGAACAAAGGCTTACGGAAATGATGGACAGGCATGAAATCATCGGAGATGTACGCGTAAAAGGCATGCTGGCGGGAATCGAACTCGTAACGAGCAGATTAACGAAAGACAGAGCGATAGAGGCCACGGAGAAAGTCATGTACCGTTGCATGGAGAGAGGATTAAGTTTTAAGGTTTCGAATGGCAATGTCATTACGCTTGTGCCGCCGTTAATTACGACGCAGTCGCAATTAGAACAGGCACTATTCATCATTGAGGACGTAATCGCCGAGATCTCCAGTGTTAAAACAACATAATTTCATAAGAAACAACAATAAAACTATAAGTTTACGTGTGTTTAATCATCTGTTTACACTGCCGCCGTATACTAAGCTTGTACCGATAGCGATGCTGACGATTAAGAGATTACGAGGAGGATTGCAAAGTATGAAGAAGTTTGTTGTCACTGCTTTGAGCGTGGTCATGGGAGTAGGGTTACTGGCGGGTTGCGGGACGGATGGTGAATCCGGGAACTCGACTCCGGCAGGTAATACCGGCGGGTCTAACGCTGCTAATGGCGGTAAAGCGAAGGAGATTTCGATTTCCGTTCGCGAGAATACTTGGGGAGCCCGCAAAGACAACTTTCTAGAAGCAGAGAAGCGCTTGAACGAAGAGTTAAAGGCCGACAACGTACAAGTGAAAATCGACTGGTGGCCGGGAATCGACGACGAAGAGCTCATACTTCAAGCGCAAGCCGGCAAATCGGCGGACATCTTCATTAACTCCAGCGTAGATATCGGTTGGCAGCTGGAAGCGGGCATTATCCGCGATATCGACTGGGTTAAAGACTCCCAAGTATTCAAAAGCGTTCCGGATTCCTATACGAATATCATGAAATACGATGGTCATTATTACGGAGTCATTCAGGACATGGATGCTTCTCCCGTGTTCATCAGTCGCAAAGCGCTTCAAGGCTTAGGCTGGACGAATGAGCAGATAGACGGTTTGAAGGCTCGCGTCGATTCCGGAGATTTTACGTTCGGGGATTTGGTGGATTTAGCGGACGAAGCGAAGAAGAAAAATCTGGTTAAGGTCGGCTTTGCCGTAGA
Encoded proteins:
- the phnX gene encoding phosphonoacetaldehyde hydrolase yields the protein MKIQGIIMDWAGTTVDYGCMAPVHVFLDIFRSRGIEPTMDEVRAPMGLLKWDHIKAMLEMPRIGKLFEERMGRPYRNSDVDELHDEFEPKLLEILHRFAEPIEHVVDVVNRLRRDGLKIGGTTGYNDAMMKIVASNAREKGYAPDYWVTPDSVFGKGRPNPYMIYSNMIHLDMGVPSQVIKVGDTASDIQEAINAGVWAVGVVKGSSMLGLTEEEVGTMEHSVLREHIDAAKQRFLECGAHYVVEKMSHLPDIVELVNEQLKEGDKPRGN
- a CDS encoding aspartate aminotransferase family protein, whose product is MEIKSFSRTEGDINLSTERKGWQEAHLSQQTLEVLEEDSRYFLHQSMSTPCMNVITNAEGIYIEDMDGRKFMDFHGNSVHQVGYKNRFVIDAVKKQLDDLPFLPRRYTSPIAVQLAEKLVELTPGNLNKVLLTPGGTSAIGLALKLARKATGKFKTISTWDSFHGASLDAISVGGEGVFRNQMGPLLPGTEHLMPFNSYRCIFGNGADSERKSLDYLEYVLQREEDVGAIIMEPIRSTDVQIPPKSYFQRLRQLCDQYGVLLILDEIPTAFGRTGTMFVHEHYDIVPDIVVIGKGFGGGVFPMAGIIAREDLDIAQDISLGHYTHEKSSVGCAAALATIEFIENNRLLAHATRMGAFLEQRLTEMMDRHEIIGDVRVKGMLAGIELVTSRLTKDRAIEATEKVMYRCMERGLSFKVSNGNVITLVPPLITTQSQLEQALFIIEDVIAEISSVKTT